In Leptolyngbya sp. NIES-2104, the genomic window GTAGACAAAAACTGCTGGAATATTCATTCGCGCCATCGCGATCATGGCTCCCGGCATATTCTTATCGCAACCACCGATCGCTAAAACTCCATCCATACTCTGAGCATTACAGGCAGTCTCGATCGAGTCTGCGATCACATCCCGCGACACGAGCGAGTATTTCATGCCCTCGGTTCCCATCGAAATGCCATCGCTCACCGTAATCGTGCCAAACATCTGAGGCATTCCGCCTGCCGCTCGAATTCCAGTTTCAGCTTCGACCGCTAGAGGAGCAATTCCCATATTGCAGGGGGTAATCGTACTATGGGCACTCGCAACACCGACGATCGGCTTGGTGAAATCGGTATCACTAAATCCGACAGCACGAAGCATGGCGCGATTAGGAGAGCGCTGAACGCCTTGAGTAATGGCTTGACTTCTTAAGTTTTCGGGCATGGTAGTTCTCTCGATCGGAGGATCACAGATCGATCATTCTAGAGCGATTCTGTTCCAAACCGCAGAACTTACCAACGTCGTTTAGAAATCTGGCGGGCTGCAAAAATTCCACCAAGGAAACCAAATAAATGTCCTTCCCAAGAAATGCCAAATTGTCCCGGCAACACGCCCCAGATAATCCCGCCGTAGAGTAAACCGACTGCGAGAGAAAGCGCGATCGATAACGCACTCCGCTCAAAATAAGCCCGCGACAGTAAAAATCCGAAATACCCAAAAATCACGCCGCTTGCCCCAATATGCAAGCCCGATGCGCCCAATACCCAAACGCCAAGCCCACTCAAAACGGTTACGAGCGCTGTCACTTTGAAGAACTCAGGAATGCCGCGCAGCATGACAAACCAGCCCATCACAACGAATGGGATTGTATTGCTGATTAAATGCCGAAAATCGCGATGTAAAAATGGTGCTAATAAAACACCTCGTAACCCAACAAAGTTACGAGGATAAATTCCCAGATAATTCAGTCTGCCACCGAGGGCAATATCGACCACTTCGACGAGCCACATGATTCCAACGAGCGTTCCGAGGATTGCAATGTGGGCTTTAATTTCGTCTCCGATGCTGCTCGGATTGTTGGGATCTCG contains:
- a CDS encoding rhomboid family intramembrane serine protease, with amino-acid sequence MTRRDPNNPSSIGDEIKAHIAILGTLVGIMWLVEVVDIALGGRLNYLGIYPRNFVGLRGVLLAPFLHRDFRHLISNTIPFVVMGWFVMLRGIPEFFKVTALVTVLSGLGVWVLGASGLHIGASGVIFGYFGFLLSRAYFERSALSIALSLAVGLLYGGIIWGVLPGQFGISWEGHLFGFLGGIFAARQISKRRW